The genomic window TATATTTAGCAATAGTAACAAATAAAGTCATTCCTGCATTTAAAATATCTTTGAGAACAGTTTTATCTTTTCCATTTTCAAGCAGTACAATAATTAAACCAGATATTACAGCAAATATTACAATTTGGATTACATTACCTTCAGTTATTGCACCCAATGCATTGCTAGGTATCCAATCGAGAAAAGTATTAACCGTCAATTTATTTATTTGCTCTATTTTTTGTCCTTCAATGACAAGACCGGTCCCCGGTTTCCAAATAAAGCCAGCTAGAATTCCAATGAAGGTTCCTATTAATGTTGTTAAAACAAACCAACCTACAACTTTACCTGCCCATTTTTTTAATTTTCTTACATCTGAAATATTAGCAAAAGAAGAAGCTATTGAAAAAAAAACCAGGCCAGGAACTATCATAAATAAAAGTCTAACAAACAAATCCCCTAAGGGTTTTATTATCATTACCCGATTACCGCCTATGAATCCTGCTGCTATACCTAATATCGAAGCTATCAATAATATTTGGGCAAAACTAAGTTTTTTAGTCATGCATTAACCTCCTCGAAAAATAATTGATTTATTGCACAAGAAATTCTTCAATTCCTCGCAATAATGCCATAATGTTAACCAAACGCGCATTTTTGCCCATGTGACCGATCCTAACAACCCTTCCTTTCAGCTTTCCAAGGCCATTAGCAATCAGTATATCGTATTTATTTTTCAGGTGGTTTATAAGATTAATGGTTCCTATCTCCTCCGGAATTTCCACAACAGTTATTGCCGGTGTCGCCTCGGCTTCTTTGCAGAATATATTTAACCCTAGCTCTTTTAAGCCCATTCTCAGCATTGATGCAATATCGTTGTGTCTTTTGTATCTTTGTGCAATTCCTTCTTCTTTTATCGCTTTGAGACATTTATTTAATGAAAAAACCAGATTAACCGCCATGGTTATGCTGTATGGTTGAAAGCTTGCCTGTTCACGCCGGAATTTATCCCAGATGGAAAGACTGGCGTACCAACCCGGTATGGGCTTTTTTCTCTTTCTTATAAAATCTAGACCTTTTTCGCTTGCAGCTACTATAGCAAGGCCTGGTGGTGCACCGATACCTTTTTGAGAGGCTGTTGCACATAAATCTATGCCATCGCTTTCCATGTCTATTGGGACGATTCCGGCGGAAGACACAGCATCCACTGCAAATATAATGCCGCGTTTTTTAGTTATACGTCCTATCTCCTCTATGGGATTTAAAACTCCTGTACTTGTTTCACTATGTACCAGGGCCAGTGACTTTACAGTGGGATTTTTTGTAAGAAATTCGTCCACTTGTTCGGGTGTAACAATTTTTCCCCATTCTATCTCTAATACTTTAGGCTTTATGCCATACGTATCTAATATCTCAATCATTCTATGGGAAAAGTTGCCATTATCTACAATACCAATTTCATCATTTCTTTCGCCAAGAGCCAGGACCATACTTTCTAATGCAAGATGACCGGAACCGTTTACAATAAAAACATCCCCTGCCACATTTAATAATTCTTTTACCAAATCACAAGTTTGATTGTAGAAGTTTGTCCATTCGGTTCCATAATGGCATACCACCTGCCTGCTCATTTCTAACAAAACATCTTGTTCCACATCACATGGACCAGGTATCATCAGTATCTTTTCCAACGATGGCTCCTCCCTTTTATAACGCCAAGCATTATGCCAGAACCCTGTTTGAGCTTTTATTTTTCTTCCCCGCATCCGGTAAGCAGGGGAACCGGATATTTGCTTGCAAAATCAATAAATACATACACTCAAGCGTTCTACTTAAATTTCCTTGATTTTTCAACAAGCCTATAGTATGATTAATTCGGGCAGTGAAACGATTGAATTTTGGTTTTAAATGATCTGTCCTTGTCCAATAAGAAAGAGTTATTTTGTATGTCCAATAATTAGTAATTTGATTATTTAATTTTGGTCCCCCTTCCTTTTTATGGTCAATAAAATAATATTAAATTAAATAAACCACTTAAAACCCCCTTTCAAATACTTATTGTATGCTAATAGCTAACCTTTATCAATGTTTCTTATTGCCGTTTATTTGAATTTAGATTCTCTTTTTTCATTATATCTGTTTATTTCTTGGATTTTGTTACATTTTTGTATTAAACTTATTCGTTAACTAATAGCTTGCATAGGTGATTATTATTATGAATATTGGAGAACGTATAAAGAATTTGAGGTTGAATAAAAACTTTAAGGCAACACAATTTGCTGAAAATGTCGGCATCTCGAGGGTTTACTTAAATGAGATAGAACGCGGTATTAAAATCCCTACAATAGAGACCCTTCAAAAAATATGTGATGCACTTGGTATTACTTTTTCTGAATTTTTTTCGACCGGTGAAGACACCATCAACCCCGAATACCTGGAACTTGTAGATAACGCCAAAGTTCTTACACATAAACAATTAAAAATTCTCAATGAATTTCTAAAAGCTCTCAAAGAGAAAAACGACAATGAATAAAAGACTACAGTTATACTTTTCTTTAAAGAACCACGCTTTTCATTAATTATCTCCTTTTTTCTTGATTTTTTAATCTCGCTATAGTATTATATATATCCTATAGCATATTTTTGAGATATAACCATGAAAATTGGTCATCGAATAAATGAATTTTTGAAAACAATCAGATGAAATTTAGCATTTTCTTGGAATATATAAGACCTACATATTAAAATGAGGCCGAAAAAAACAATAAGAAAAGCTGCAGTCTTATAACTGCAGCGCAGACTGTCGACAAAGTAGCTGTCGACAGTCTTTTTTGTAAAAAGGGTATAAAAATGATCATTTTTATAGTAAAATTAAAGAAATAAAAACATACGGTGGGGCGATGAAATGTTAACGAAGAAAAGACGAGAAATAATAGAGCAGATAGAATTAGTAAGCATTGATAGCTTAGTACCTAAAGACCATCTCCTCAGGACAATAGAAGAAAGCATCAACTTTAACTTCATATATAACGAAGTAAAAGACCTATACAGCGAAAATACAGGCAGACCCAGCATTGATCCAGTGGTATTAATAAAACTGCTCATGCTCCAAGCACTGTATGGAATCCGCTCTATGCGCCAAACCATCAAAGAAGCAGAAGTCAATATGGCTTACCGCTGGTTTCTAGGATATGGGCTCCAAGAAAAAATACCTCACTTCTCGACTTTTGGAAAAAACTATGAACGGCGGTTTAAAGAAAGCGATCTATTTGAAAAGATATTCGAACGAATATTAAAAGAAGCCATAGAGTGCGGGTTTATCAAAGAAGACGCGGTATTTATCGATGCCACCCACATAAAAGCCAGTGCCAATAAGAATAAATACATAGAGAAAGTTGCAAAAAAGCAGGTACAAAAATACAAGAAAGAACTTTTAAAAGAAATCAACGCCGAAAGAGAAGCCAACGGCAAAGAACCGTTTGAAGAAGATGACGATGAAGCTAGCGGCGATGCCGAAGGAGGAAACAGCTCCACCAACGGAAAACGAGTAAAGATAAGCACCACCGATCCTGAAAGCGGCATATTCCAAAAAGGAGAAAAAGAGCGCTGCTTTGCCTACACGGCTTCTGTAGCCTGCGACCGCAACAACTTCATCCTTGGCTTCAAAATAGCACCTGGAAATGTACACGACAGCCAGGTATTCTCCGATCTTTTTCAAGAAGTAAACGATAAATTTCCCGAAATAAAAGCAGTAGTGGTTGATGCAGGCTACAAGACCCCCGGCATATGCAGAGAAATCATTGAAGCGGAAATACTTCCTGTCATGCCATATAAAGGCCAATGACCAAAGATGGCTACTTTAAAAAGAGAGAATACGTATATGACGAATATTATGACTGCTACATATGCCCTAACAACCAAGTATTAAAATACAGCACCACCAACCGGTCAGGATACCGGGAATACAAGAGCGATCCACAAATATGCCGGGAATGCCCCATGCGTTTGAGATGCACACAGAGCAAAAACTACACGAAAGTGGTAACCCGGCACATATGGGAGCACTATGTGGAAATAGCAGAAGATATAAGGCACACCGAATTAGGCAAAGAATTATACAAGATGCGCTGCCAGACCATCGAGCGGGTATTTGCCGATGCCAAAGAAAAGCATGGTATGCGTTATACGAATCTAAGAGGCTTGAGCAAAGTAGGACATTATCTCACGCTTCTTTTCGCATGCATGAATTTAAAAAAGCTGGCCATGTGGAAGAGAAAACGTGGGATGTTTCCACCGGCAGCCCCTGCTTTGCATTCATTTTTCTTTATGATTTTAAAATTTTTTGCTTCAAATAAAAAACCGCTTTTAGGTTGTGCGTTCTAAAAGCGGTTTTTGTCTACAAGCTGAGCTGCAGTCTTATAACTGCAGCGCATTTTTACACAAAACTTTAGACATTCTCGTTGGATTTGGTGCTCAAGCACCTTAAAATTACTTTAAATCTTCTTCTCCTAACCTCTTGACTGATGATTGTTTTGCCTTTTTCAATTCCTCTTTTGTATATCTCGGGATCGATTATCATCTTCGCCATTTCATTCACCTCCTGCTCCATATCCCTGACTTCTTCTCTAAAAAGCTGTAGGGTTTCCGTAGCTTAACTTCAAATCGGATCAATCCCGAGAGCATTTAAAAGGCTATTTATTTCTTCAATAATACCTTCCATTCTACTTTGAAACCCTCCAGAACCATATTTTTTAACATAATCAATAACATGCTTTATTTGATCGACAGTTAATACTAATTCATTACCATGGATACCATGTTGTAGGTTTCTTAAAAGACTTTGAAAACCACCGGAGCCAGCTACAGGAGTTAAAAGTTTCTCTTTATCTCTTTCTGAAAGTTCAATTATTAGACGCAATAAAGTTCCCCCCTTTATTCACTGTAATAATACTTTAATATAATCTATGAAGTAAAATATTTTATTATAACGTTTTTTTGTTGCACATAAGTGGGATGTCCGGCGCGAATCCTTTTGATAAGATAGTCCAGCCTTCGAAAAAAAGCATTGATCCTGGCGATTAAAGCCGTGGGCTTAACGGGCTTTTTCACATAATCGTCGGCACCTATTTCAAACCCGTGGACTTCGTCGAAATCTTCGCTTCTCGCGGTCAGCATAATAATCGGCACCTGCGACACCTTCCTTATCTCCCTGCATACTGTCCAGCCGTCAAACTCGGGAAGCATGACGTCAAGGAGAATACAACCGGCGGCGCCGTACTGGCGGATAGCAGCACTACCGCCACTTCCGGCATTCAGAGACCGGCGATGGATGTGGCGGGCAAAATGATGCCCGGCAGGATGGGCGGCCTGATGAAAATGGGCATGTTCGGGCCTGCACAGGTCGGTGATAAGATCGATTTCAAAAACAACATGGAAGATATCACAAAAGCTCTTGTGGAGCAGGGTATCATCACACAGGAAATTGCAGATAAAATGACGGCCTATATGGAAGAAAAAGCTGCCGAAAGAAAGCCGAAATGGAAAAAGTCCAAAATATGACGGAAGAAGAGTGCAAGGCGTACTTTGAAAACAAGAATACTATTCTAGCTATGTTAGGATCAGCATTTTTTTGTATCTTACTTTCTTCTTCTATAAGGATTTTTTATGGGTCTTCTACCTTTACTCTTATTATATCGGTTTTATAGGTTTTAGATCCAGCATCAATTTTGCCTATATCAGAAGTATCTATATCTCCCCAGCATTTAATAGCTGTATTTATAGTCCTTTTATATTGCTCGTACAACCTGGCATCATATATCATAAATCTGACTATATCATCTAAAGCTATGTTGACTGATATTCAAGGTGCAGCAAGGTATCATTCTGAAGTCTGAATATGTAATCTTCATTAATCCTTCTTGCTTCAATGTATGGTAATTCTGTAGGCATCACTTCTGCTATAGGAGCTGTATGGAGTCCAAGAAAATCAAGCATTTTACCCTGTAATGTTTGAGTGGTGTCACCGCCGATGTAAATTTTTCAGGAGCAACGAAAAGGAATTGACCCACCCCCTGGCGAACGGGAAGGTGATAGCGACCCATGAAAAGCGTTTCCGTTCAAGAACTACAGTTTATGCCAAAAATCAGTATGCCGGCCCCCAAATACCAGTGCTTAATTTTAAAAAAGCCAGGGTGGGTCAATTTAAAACCGTTGATAATGGGTCATTTTAATCCGCTGTTGACTATCAAATGCTCAGAAATTAATAGGGTTCTAGACAAAATCTGCCAGCAACAGACCCAGGGGGGGCCATGTCGCTGGCATTTAATGATTCGGATGTAAAAACTATTTTCTCTGCCGGGAGATGACCAAAAGCACCGTTTTAGTGAAGCCGTCGCCGCTCTTAAGTTTAGAACCAGCGTAGTGTAGGCAGCTGGCACGGATTCCCGCTGGCCGGCATTGAGGCAGGACGCCGAATTACCGGCGAATCTCCACAAAGCGCAGGGCTAAACTATAGAGCGGCATGCTGAGCGGAGGTGCCGGGCCATCTCTCGGCAGGAGGGCGACTTTTTACATCGAAATCTTCAATTGCTTCAACTTATCAACCGCTATACAGCGACAGCAAAACTCCTGCCACTATGGCAGTCCCTATAACCCCCGCCACATTGGGACCCATGGCGTGCATCAGTATGAAGTTGCCGGGCTTATCTTTCTGGGCTACAACCTGGGAAACCCGGGCAGCCATAGGCACTGCCGAAACTCCGGCAGAACCGATCAAGGGGTTTACTTTCCCTCCGGATAATACATACATGAGTTTTCCCAGAAGCACTCCGCCTGCCGTCCCCATGGCAAAGGCTGCAAGACCTAAGAGCAGTATTTCAATGGTTTGTATTCTCAGGAAGTTTTCGGCACTGGCTGTAGCTCCGACGGTGGTGCCCAGGAATATGGTGATGATGTTGATAAGCTCATTCTGGGCAGTCTTTGAGAGTCTCTCAACGACTCCGCATTCTCTAAAGAGATTTCCCAGCATGAGGCAGCCTATTAGTGCGGTAGCCGGCGGGACCAGGAAGCTGGCAAGAATTGTAACTATTATGGGGAATATTATCTTTTCGGTTTTGGAAACGGGTCTTAATTGTTCCATGGTTACCATGCGCTCTTTTTTGGTGGTTAAAAGGCGCATGATGGGAGGCTGTATTATGGGTACCAGGGCCATGTATGAATATGCCGATACGGCTATGGCTCCCAGCAGGTGGGGGGCAAGTTTGCTTGAAAGGAATATGGCGGTAGGGCCATCGGCTCCGCCTATTATTCCTATGGATGCTGCCTCTTTGAAGTTAAACCCCAATAGTGTTGCTCCCAGGAATGTGGTAAATACGCCAAACTGGGCGGCGGCTCCAAGAAGCAGGCTCTTGGGGTAGGCGATGAGGGGGCCGAAATCGGTCATGGCACCTACTCCCAAAAAGATGAGGGGTGGGTAAATATCAAGTTCTACGCCCTGGTATATCCAGTACAGAAATCCTCCTTTTTGCATGAGGTTGGCCAGAGGGATGTTGGCCAGGAGCATGCCGAAGCTTATGGGCACCAGAAGCAGCGGTTCATATTTTTTTACTATGGCAAGGTAAAGCAGGATACAGGATATTAATAGCATTATTGATTGTTGGATGGTTATATTTACAAATCCGGTGGTTTTAATGAAATTTATTATTTGGTCTAGCAAGGCTCTCCACTCCCGTTTAATTATTTATTCCATGGTAGCCAGTATATCGCCGGTATTTACGGATGCTCCTTCGGATACGTCTATGGAAGATATAATTCCATCCTGGGGAGCAAGGATTTCGTTTTCCATTTTCATGGCTTCCAATATCATTATTACATCGCCTTTTGATACTTTTGAGCCTTCTTTTACTTTTACGGAAAGTATGGTTCCGGGCATTGGGGCAGTGATTGTTGCCTTACCGGCAGGTGCAGCTTTTTTGGGTGCCGGTGCGGTAGCAGGTGCTGGCTTTGGAGTTTCCTGTTTCGGCGCTTCTTTTGGCTTTTCTGTTGTGGCCACAGGCGCAGGTGTCTCCTCTTTAACCAGCCCGGTACCACCTATCTCTTCAACTTCTACTTCATAAGTCTGGCCATTTACGGTTATTTTATATTTCTTCATAGTTTTTATCTCCTTTCATAAAAAAGCTTTCATTATTATATTTTAATTGACAGCGGTAGCTTTTTTGAAATGTGCTATGGAAAGCCCTATATTAAGGAATATCTTTGCTTTCATACACATTTTAAAATTGATTAAAGATTGTTGTATACATTTTCGTATCTTGCTGCCCTTCCCCATTCGGGAGTAGTTTTGTGAATCTGGCGTATGGAACCTATTCTGATATGTGTTATGGGTTTTTGCAGGTATTCACTCAATGCTGCAGTAATTACTGCTACCAGTTCCCGGTTATCCTGTTCATGGGGTGGTTCCGGTTGTTTTATTTCTTCTACTGGTTCTCCAGTTTTTTCATTTTTTTTACCTGTCTTGCCTGGGGATAGAATATATATCTCATAAGATCCAGAATTAAAGAGAGACTATACAGGGCTACCATTACTATGCCCATGCCCAGTAATCCTGTTTTTAGTGATTCCATGAGGTCCTGTGCAATACTATTCAATCTGGTTCACCTCTTTTATACCGGAATGTTGCCATGCTTTTTGGCAGGTCTTGTTTCGCGTTTTGACATCAGCATTTCCAGGGCGGAAATGAGTTTTACTCTGGTGGCGGATGGTTCTATTACATCGTCCACGTAGCCTCTTGCTGCGGCTTGATAGGGGTTGGCGAATTTATCCCTGTATTCTTCTATTTTTTCATTTCTCGTGGCTATCTGGTCGCTGGATTCTTCTATTTCTTTTCTGAATATGATATTGGCCGCTCCTTCGGGGCCCATGACTGCTATTTCTGCTGTGGGCCATGCAAAGACCTGGTCTGCTCCGAGGTGCCTTGAGCACATGGCTATATATGCTCCTCCGTATGCTTTGCGGGTGATGACGGTTATCTTCGGGACGGTGGCTTCGGAATAGGCATAGAGCAGCTTTGCCCCGTGGCGGATTATTCCTCCATGTTCCTGGGCTACTCCGGGAAGGTAGCCGGGGGTGTCGGTGAAGGTTATCAGGGGTATGTTGAAGGCATCGCAGAATCGGATGAATCTTGCTGCTTTGTCGGAGGCATTTATGTCAAGGCAACCTGCCAGAGCTCTGGGTTGATTTGCCAGGATTCCGACGCTGTGGCCGGATAGTCTCGCAAAGCCCGTTATCATGTTTTGGGCATAAAGGGGCTGTACTTCGAAGAAATCGCCTTCATCCACCACCATTTTGATTATTTCTTTCATGTCATAGGGTTTGTTTGGGTCGACGGGCACTATATTGTCAAGTTCCGGTAGTATCTTTACAGGGCTGTCTCCCGTTTCTTTGAAGGGTGCATCTTCCAGGTTGTTGGATGGTATGTATGACAGCAGTTTTTTTATCTGGTCAAAGCACTCTTCTTCGTTTTGGCTCATGAAGTGGGCGACACCGCTTTTCTGGTTGTGGGCTTTTGCCCCGCCCAGGTCTTCGGGGCTGACTTCCTCTCCGGTTACGGCTTTGATTACCTGTGGGCCGGTGATGAACATTTTGCTTGTGCCGGAGACCATGAATACAAAGTCGGTGAGCGCTGGGGAATATACGGCTCCTCCGGCGCAGGGGCCCAGGATGACCGAAATTTGAGGTATTACTCCGGATGCGAGGGTGTTCCTGTAAAAGATTTCTCCATAGCCTTTCAGCGCATCCACGCCTTCCTGTATTCTGGCGCCGCCGGAATCATTTAATCCTATTAAAGGAGTTCCCATTTTCATAGCCATGTCCATGACTTTTACTATTTTGGCGGCGTGCATTTCTCCCAGGGACCCGCCGATGACGGTAAAGTCCTGGGCAAATATGAAGACCAGCCTGCCGTTTATGGTGCCGTAGCCGGTGACTACGCCTTCACCCGGGGCTTTAGTTTCTGCCATGTCAAACTGGATGCAGCGGTGTTCTACAAAGGCGTCGATTTCGACGAAGCTTCCTTCGTCAAGGAGTTTTTGGATTCTTTCCCGGGCGGTGAGCTTGCCGCTTTCGTGCTGTTTTGCTATGCGTTTTTCACCGCCGCCCTGCTGGATAAAGTTTATCTTGTTATTTAATTCATTTAGCAATTTATCAATCTTTGACATAATATTCCTCCACTAAAATATTTACACTGGTATTATCAAAAAAATAAGCCAATTATTATTTGGCATACGTTAAATTTATTATCTAACCACACATTTTGAATTTTTTATCGCATTATTGATACCTTCTGAATATTTTAACCGAATATTATTTTGACTAATAAAAATCCTATTGAAGGTACAATGAGAGTACCAAGACCGGTATAAAAAGTAGCTGTAAGCGCACCATACGGAACAAGTTTTGGGTCAGTAGCAGCAAGTCCACCGGCAACTCCACTTGTGGTACCAAGAAGACCTCCATAAACCATAGCGGCAGTAGGATTGTTTAAGCCGATTTTCGGTGCAATTATCGGTGTAATTATCATCGTCAGTACCGACTTTACCACACCGGCCGCTATTGAAAGAGCAATTACCTCAGAACTTGCCCCCAGAGCGCTTCCAGTTACTGGCCCAACTATAAATGTTACAGCACCTGCACCGATTGTTGTTATATCAACAGCATTCTTAAAACCTAAGAGTACTGCAATTATCACACCTATTATAAAAGAAAACAGGACACCAACAATCAATGAGAAAATTCCTACTAAACCAGCCTTCTTCAGATTCTCAACTTTAACTCCATAAGCGGTTGAAATAATGGCATAGTCTCTCAGCATCCCGCCTCCCAATAAGCCTACACCGGCAAAAAGCTTTATATCAGCAAGGCCTTTTTTCCCTCCGGTATATTTTCCTGCTATATAGGCCAAAACGAGACCTATTATTATAGCAAAGGCGGAGCCCATCCTTTTCTGGCCTATTGAATTTGCAATGTAATATGCCACATACATCACAAGAGCAATAATACCTATAGCACCCACCAGGCCGTTTGACTTAAAAAATTCGCTTATAATGTTTATTACCATAATATGCCATCTCCTTTCATTTTGTTATGTTATAATTTTTTTCCGACGCACCTATTCTTGATATAAGTGGTATCAACAACATCGAACCTATTGTTGCAAGGCCTCCAGCTAAAAATGCTACGGCACCACCTTTAAAAGCTGCCACAACATTTTGGATGGAAGCCATAGCCACAACTATAGGTATGTATAGAAAACTTACAAACTCTATACCCTTGCTGGTCTTTTCAGGAAAAGGCTTACCTTTAGATTCCACATAATTACTTATCAATACAAGTAATAACATTGCTATTCCTACTCCGCCTACATCTCCCTTAACGCCCAATAAATTTCCCAGAATATTTCCTAAAAAACTTCCGACAAACATACACACGGCAATTATTCCGAGGCCGTAAATTTCCATACTATATCCTCTCCCTTTAAATTATTTTATTTGCTCTCAAATTTTCTATTTCATTATCGCTAAAACCAAGCATACCCGCTAAAATTTCTTCTGTATGCTGTCCTAGAAGTGGTGCGGGATTTTCAATCTGCCCCGGCGTTTCTGAAAATTTAATAGGTATCCCAGGAACCTTCATTTTTCCGGCCACGGGGTGTTCAAGTTCTACAAGCATTTCCCTTGCTTTTATCTGCGGGTCTTTTACCACCCGTTCAACGTCATTTATGGGGCCACATGGTATGCCGGCTTTTTCTAAAACTTCCAGCCACTCGTCTGTGGTTTTTTCGCTAAATATCTCATTTAGAATTGGTTCCAGTTCTTTCCAATTCTTTGTCCTGTCAGGGTTTGTCTTAAATCTTGTGTCATCTATTAACTCTGTTCTTTCAACTACGCTACAAAATTTGGCCCATAAGTTGTCATTGCCTATGGCTATAATTACAAATCCATCTTTAGTTTTAAATGAAGAAAATGGAGTGATAGAAGGATGTCTGTTCCCGATGGGTTCCGGTGACTTACCACTAACAAAATATCTGGCGATGGCATTTTCCAGGATTGCTACCTGGCAGTCTAACATAGCAACATCTACCTTTTGCCCCTTTCCTGTTTTTTCGCGGACATTCAGTGCTGCAAGAACACCTATGGCTGTAAACAATGCTGCAGTG from Biomaibacter acetigenes includes these protein-coding regions:
- a CDS encoding sodium ion-translocating decarboxylase subunit beta → MLDQIINFIKTTGFVNITIQQSIMLLISCILLYLAIVKKYEPLLLVPISFGMLLANIPLANLMQKGGFLYWIYQGVELDIYPPLIFLGVGAMTDFGPLIAYPKSLLLGAAAQFGVFTTFLGATLLGFNFKEAASIGIIGGADGPTAIFLSSKLAPHLLGAIAVSAYSYMALVPIIQPPIMRLLTTKKERMVTMEQLRPVSKTEKIIFPIIVTILASFLVPPATALIGCLMLGNLFRECGVVERLSKTAQNELINIITIFLGTTVGATASAENFLRIQTIEILLLGLAAFAMGTAGGVLLGKLMYVLSGGKVNPLIGSAGVSAVPMAARVSQVVAQKDKPGNFILMHAMGPNVAGVIGTAIVAGVLLSLYSG
- a CDS encoding OadG family protein — translated: MNSIAQDLMESLKTGLLGMGIVMVALYSLSLILDLMRYIFYPQARQVKKMKKLENQ
- a CDS encoding CaiB/BaiF CoA transferase family protein; the encoded protein is MKPLEGIKVLDLSRVLAGPFATMVLGDLGAEIIKIEIPDVGDDSRSFGPFIKDESAYFMSINRNKKSMTLNLKKPEGVDILKKLVRKADVIVENYRPGTMEKLGIGYNVLKEINPKIIYAACSGFGHTGPYSQRPAYDVIVQGMGGIMSITGQPGGPPTRVGASIGDITAALFTAIGVLAALNVREKTGKGQKVDVAMLDCQVAILENAIARYFVSGKSPEPIGNRHPSITPFSSFKTKDGFVIIAIGNDNLWAKFCSVVERTELIDDTRFKTNPDRTKNWKELEPILNEIFSEKTTDEWLEVLEKAGIPCGPINDVERVVKDPQIKAREMLVELEHPVAGKMKVPGIPIKFSETPGQIENPAPLLGQHTEEILAGMLGFSDNEIENLRANKII
- a CDS encoding OadG family protein — protein: MYILSPGKTGKKNEKTGEPVEEIKQPEPPHEQDNRELVAVITAALSEYLQKPITHIRIGSIRQIHKTTPEWGRAARYENVYNNL
- a CDS encoding pyridoxal-phosphate-dependent aminotransferase family protein produces the protein MEKILMIPGPCDVEQDVLLEMSRQVVCHYGTEWTNFYNQTCDLVKELLNVAGDVFIVNGSGHLALESMVLALGERNDEIGIVDNGNFSHRMIEILDTYGIKPKVLEIEWGKIVTPEQVDEFLTKNPTVKSLALVHSETSTGVLNPIEEIGRITKKRGIIFAVDAVSSAGIVPIDMESDGIDLCATASQKGIGAPPGLAIVAASEKGLDFIRKRKKPIPGWYASLSIWDKFRREQASFQPYSITMAVNLVFSLNKCLKAIKEEGIAQRYKRHNDIASMLRMGLKELGLNIFCKEAEATPAITVVEIPEEIGTINLINHLKNKYDILIANGLGKLKGRVVRIGHMGKNARLVNIMALLRGIEEFLVQ
- a CDS encoding biotin/lipoyl-containing protein, which gives rise to MKKYKITVNGQTYEVEVEEIGGTGLVKEETPAPVATTEKPKEAPKQETPKPAPATAPAPKKAAPAGKATITAPMPGTILSVKVKEGSKVSKGDVIMILEAMKMENEILAPQDGIISSIDVSEGASVNTGDILATME
- a CDS encoding helix-turn-helix domain-containing protein, with translation MNIGERIKNLRLNKNFKATQFAENVGISRVYLNEIERGIKIPTIETLQKICDALGITFSEFFSTGEDTINPEYLELVDNAKVLTHKQLKILNEFLKALKEKNDNE
- the madL gene encoding malonate transporter subunit MadL: MEIYGLGIIAVCMFVGSFLGNILGNLLGVKGDVGGVGIAMLLLVLISNYVESKGKPFPEKTSKGIEFVSFLYIPIVVAMASIQNVVAAFKGGAVAFLAGGLATIGSMLLIPLISRIGASEKNYNITK
- a CDS encoding acyl-CoA carboxylase subunit beta, whose amino-acid sequence is MSKIDKLLNELNNKINFIQQGGGEKRIAKQHESGKLTARERIQKLLDEGSFVEIDAFVEHRCIQFDMAETKAPGEGVVTGYGTINGRLVFIFAQDFTVIGGSLGEMHAAKIVKVMDMAMKMGTPLIGLNDSGGARIQEGVDALKGYGEIFYRNTLASGVIPQISVILGPCAGGAVYSPALTDFVFMVSGTSKMFITGPQVIKAVTGEEVSPEDLGGAKAHNQKSGVAHFMSQNEEECFDQIKKLLSYIPSNNLEDAPFKETGDSPVKILPELDNIVPVDPNKPYDMKEIIKMVVDEGDFFEVQPLYAQNMITGFARLSGHSVGILANQPRALAGCLDINASDKAARFIRFCDAFNIPLITFTDTPGYLPGVAQEHGGIIRHGAKLLYAYSEATVPKITVITRKAYGGAYIAMCSRHLGADQVFAWPTAEIAVMGPEGAANIIFRKEIEESSDQIATRNEKIEEYRDKFANPYQAAARGYVDDVIEPSATRVKLISALEMLMSKRETRPAKKHGNIPV
- the madM gene encoding malonate transporter subunit MadM: MVINIISEFFKSNGLVGAIGIIALVMYVAYYIANSIGQKRMGSAFAIIIGLVLAYIAGKYTGGKKGLADIKLFAGVGLLGGGMLRDYAIISTAYGVKVENLKKAGLVGIFSLIVGVLFSFIIGVIIAVLLGFKNAVDITTIGAGAVTFIVGPVTGSALGASSEVIALSIAAGVVKSVLTMIITPIIAPKIGLNNPTAAMVYGGLLGTTSGVAGGLAATDPKLVPYGALTATFYTGLGTLIVPSIGFLLVKIIFG